The following proteins are encoded in a genomic region of Gemmatimonadota bacterium:
- a CDS encoding MBL fold metallo-hydrolase produces MRLTFLGTGTSFGVPVIGCACAACTSPDPRDRRTRHGALLEWGSDRLLIDTPPELRLQLLAQRVDDIDAVWFTHAHADHVHGIDDLRVFSFRGGRDVPAYVPEGTSDYFHARFPYIFDPGVQVAEGTSKPHVRLIEVSPVRPIEVLGRPVWPLPVPHGALTVYGLRVGGLGYITDGKRLSPEVERALEGVRVLVLNALWFGRPHPTHFNVEEAVAAAERIGAERTYLTHLTHRVTHQELEAKLPTGVLPAYDGLTVEIPE; encoded by the coding sequence GTGAGGCTCACCTTCCTGGGGACCGGGACCTCGTTCGGGGTCCCCGTCATCGGGTGCGCGTGCGCGGCCTGCACGTCCCCCGATCCCCGGGACCGGCGCACGCGTCACGGCGCGCTGCTCGAGTGGGGCAGCGACCGCCTCCTGATCGACACGCCGCCCGAGCTGCGCCTGCAGCTCCTCGCGCAGCGCGTCGACGACATCGACGCGGTATGGTTCACGCATGCCCATGCCGACCACGTGCACGGGATCGACGACCTGCGGGTCTTCTCCTTCCGGGGGGGTCGGGACGTCCCCGCGTACGTCCCGGAGGGCACGTCGGACTACTTCCACGCGCGTTTCCCCTACATCTTCGATCCGGGTGTGCAGGTGGCGGAGGGGACCTCCAAACCGCACGTGCGCCTCATCGAGGTCTCGCCTGTCCGACCGATCGAGGTGCTGGGCCGACCGGTGTGGCCGCTGCCCGTTCCCCATGGCGCGTTGACCGTGTACGGGTTGCGGGTGGGCGGGCTCGGCTACATCACGGACGGGAAGCGACTCTCCCCGGAGGTCGAGCGCGCGCTCGAGGGCGTGCGCGTGCTGGTCCTCAACGCGCTCTGGTTCGGGCGTCCCCATCCCACCCATTTCAACGTGGAAGAGGCGGTCGCGGCCGCGGAGCGCATCGGCGCCGAGCGCACCTACCTCACCCACCTGACGCACCGCGTCACGCACCAGGAGCTCGAGGCGAAGCTGCCGACCGGCGTGCTTCCCGCGTACGACGGACTCACCGTGGAGATCCCGGAATGA
- a CDS encoding TraR/DksA family transcriptional regulator produces the protein MNKKQLAHIEKRLLDERARALRSLGLFDQMAKADREGGDSDLAAYTDHMADQGTEAMEREKAALFATKEGRYLYRLEEALRRLYNDPDNFGKCHTCGAEVGFERLDALPHARYCIDCKRKEEGAAAA, from the coding sequence ATGAACAAGAAGCAGCTGGCCCACATCGAAAAGAGACTCCTCGACGAGCGCGCCCGCGCGCTGCGCTCGCTGGGGCTGTTCGACCAGATGGCCAAGGCGGATCGCGAGGGTGGCGACTCCGACCTGGCCGCGTATACCGACCACATGGCGGACCAGGGCACCGAGGCCATGGAGCGCGAGAAGGCGGCGCTCTTCGCCACCAAGGAAGGCCGCTACCTCTACCGCCTGGAAGAGGCGCTCAGACGGCTCTACAACGATCCCGACAACTTCGGGAAGTGCCACACCTGCGGCGCCGAGGTGGGCTTCGAGCGGCTGGACGCCCTGCCGCACGCCCGCTACTGCATCGACTGCAAGCGCAAGGAGGAGGGCGCCGCCGCCGCCTGA
- a CDS encoding HRDC domain-containing protein, translating into MEDEAGAERLARALASAARFALDTEAAGFHRYSDRICLLQVSTDAETFVVDTLAFDPADALRDPLADPARPVLLHGSDYDLRLLDRDLGLEVRSILDTQIAAALAGEAQTGLSALLERYQGITLSKKYQRADWAQRPLTEEQIAYAAADTRSLGALWDLLRGKLEDLGRLHWAEEEFALLEQVGWPTDEEPLDPVTRFAGARKLDPASLEALRAAWGWRDALARERDRAPFRIAEDRVLAEAASGAIASADELASLRGISKTVARTAGDDLLRAVREARAQPASTIAPFPRKGGPRTERPTREEEERMDRLKAARNRRADELGLDRGLLVPNAVLMEIARRAPRSEAELAEVPSLKRWQQEAAGAVLLEAAGDPRRR; encoded by the coding sequence GTGGAGGATGAGGCCGGCGCGGAGCGGCTCGCCCGCGCGCTCGCATCCGCGGCCCGCTTCGCGCTGGACACGGAGGCAGCCGGCTTCCACCGCTACTCCGATCGGATCTGCCTCCTCCAGGTGTCCACGGACGCGGAGACGTTCGTCGTCGACACGCTGGCCTTCGATCCGGCCGACGCCCTGCGGGACCCCCTGGCCGACCCGGCCCGACCCGTGCTCCTGCACGGCTCGGACTACGATCTGCGTCTCCTCGACCGCGACCTCGGACTCGAGGTCCGCTCCATCCTCGACACCCAGATCGCGGCCGCGTTGGCGGGCGAGGCCCAGACCGGTCTGTCCGCCCTGCTGGAGCGCTACCAGGGCATCACCCTGTCCAAGAAGTACCAGCGCGCGGACTGGGCCCAACGGCCCCTGACCGAGGAGCAGATCGCCTATGCGGCCGCCGACACGCGGAGCCTGGGCGCGCTGTGGGACCTGCTGCGCGGCAAGCTCGAGGACCTGGGACGGCTGCACTGGGCGGAGGAGGAGTTCGCGCTGCTGGAGCAGGTGGGGTGGCCGACGGACGAGGAGCCGCTCGACCCCGTGACCCGCTTCGCGGGCGCGCGCAAGCTGGACCCGGCGAGCCTGGAGGCGCTGCGCGCCGCCTGGGGCTGGCGGGACGCGCTGGCGCGCGAGCGGGACCGCGCTCCGTTCCGCATCGCGGAGGACCGCGTCCTGGCGGAGGCCGCGTCGGGCGCGATCGCATCCGCGGACGAGCTCGCGTCGCTGCGCGGGATCTCCAAGACCGTGGCGCGGACCGCCGGCGACGATCTGCTCCGGGCCGTGCGCGAGGCGCGGGCCCAGCCGGCGTCCACGATCGCTCCCTTCCCCCGCAAGGGCGGCCCGCGCACGGAGCGGCCCACGCGCGAGGAGGAGGAGCGCATGGATCGCCTCAAGGCGGCCCGCAACCGCCGGGCGGACGAGCTGGGGCTCGATCGCGGCCTGCTGGTCCCCAACGCGGTGCTGATGGAGATCGCGCGCCGGGCACCCCGGAGCGAAGCGGAGCTGGCCGAGGTGCCCTCGCTCAAGCGCTGGCAGCAGGAGGCCGCGGGCGCCGTCCTGCTGGAGGCCGCCGGGGATCCGAGACGGCGCTAG
- a CDS encoding beta-ketoacyl-ACP synthase III — MSGPRAAIVGTGFDVPDRIVTNEDLSRRMDTSDEWIRERTGIRERRWAEDGTTSADMAARASRRALEAAGLEPGALDAIVLATLSPDHFFPGTGVFLQRELEVPGIPALDIRAQCSGFLYGLSVADAWIRAGTYRTILLVGVEIQSSGVDVSTRGRDMAVLFGDGAGAAVLTATDEPGRGVLSTHLYADGRHAETLWCDAPASRRHPRISAEDLETGRQYPSMEGREVFRHAVERMPEAMEAALAANGFTTADLDLLIPHQANLRISEMVRRRLGLPEEKVLNNIERYGNTTAATIPIALAEAVQADRVHAGDLVGFVAFGSGFTWASALVRW, encoded by the coding sequence TTGAGCGGCCCGCGCGCGGCGATCGTCGGAACGGGCTTCGACGTGCCCGACCGGATCGTCACCAACGAGGATCTCTCGCGCCGGATGGACACCTCGGACGAATGGATCCGGGAGCGCACCGGCATCCGCGAGCGCCGCTGGGCCGAAGACGGCACCACCTCCGCCGACATGGCGGCCCGCGCCTCCCGGCGTGCCCTGGAGGCGGCCGGGTTGGAGCCCGGGGCGCTGGACGCGATCGTGCTGGCCACGCTCAGCCCCGACCACTTCTTCCCCGGCACCGGCGTCTTCCTCCAGCGTGAGCTGGAGGTGCCCGGGATCCCGGCGCTCGACATCCGGGCGCAGTGCAGCGGCTTCCTGTACGGTCTCTCGGTGGCGGATGCCTGGATCCGGGCCGGCACCTACCGCACGATCCTCCTGGTCGGCGTGGAGATCCAGTCGAGCGGTGTGGACGTCTCCACCCGCGGACGGGACATGGCGGTGCTGTTCGGAGACGGCGCCGGGGCGGCGGTGCTGACCGCGACGGACGAGCCGGGCCGGGGCGTGCTGTCCACCCATCTGTACGCGGACGGACGCCACGCCGAGACGTTGTGGTGCGACGCGCCCGCGAGCCGTCGGCACCCGCGCATCTCCGCGGAGGACCTGGAGACAGGGCGGCAGTATCCATCCATGGAAGGCCGCGAGGTCTTCCGCCACGCGGTCGAGCGCATGCCGGAGGCCATGGAGGCGGCGCTGGCCGCGAACGGGTTCACCACCGCCGACCTCGACCTGTTGATCCCGCACCAGGCCAACCTGCGCATCTCGGAGATGGTGCGACGCCGCCTCGGTCTGCCCGAGGAGAAGGTCCTCAACAACATCGAGCGCTACGGAAACACGACGGCGGCCACCATCCCCATCGCCCTGGCGGAGGCCGTGCAGGCGGATCGGGTCCACGCCGGGGACCTGGTGGGCTTCGTCGCGTTCGGTTCCGGCTTCACCTGGGCGAGCGCGCTCGTCCGCTGGTAA
- the pyk gene encoding pyruvate kinase, translated as MSLRTKIVCTLGPASSSPETVRALIEAGLDVARVNMSHGTHEEHARVIETLRVEAAAAGRPVGILVDLQGPRIRVGHLDAPVDLVEGARVVFAPEETAGTGELPTTYDPLASEVRPGDLLLLDDGLLELRCTGTSGERAEFEVLRGGVLKSHKGMNLPGVALGAPSLTEKDLLDLDFALQHNVEFVGLSFVRAASDVQRVKEIVAERALVVAKIEMAIALRDLEAILAATDAVMVARGDLGVELPFEQVPLAQKRIVQAANLYGRPVITATQMLESMIEHPRPTRAEASDVANAILDGTDAVMLSGETAVGRYPVGAVRAMVRIASEVERAGAERLASRLGALGSDVQRHGASIREHAIASATAEAARRLKAPAIVVITRSGFSARLVSSYRVPVPIFGVCTDPLRYRELSLVWGVVPVLADPDEVSYESLTEIGKRAVVTSGVGSPGESIVVTSGFPFHRTGSTNTLRIEPL; from the coding sequence ATGTCGCTGCGAACCAAGATCGTCTGCACCCTCGGTCCCGCCTCGAGCTCCCCCGAGACGGTGCGGGCCCTCATCGAAGCCGGCCTCGATGTGGCCCGTGTGAACATGTCGCACGGCACGCACGAGGAGCACGCGCGGGTCATCGAGACGCTGCGGGTGGAGGCGGCGGCGGCGGGGCGGCCGGTGGGGATCCTGGTGGACCTGCAGGGTCCGCGGATCCGGGTCGGGCACCTGGACGCGCCCGTGGACCTGGTGGAGGGGGCCCGGGTCGTCTTTGCGCCGGAGGAGACGGCGGGGACGGGCGAGCTGCCCACCACCTACGACCCCCTCGCGTCGGAGGTGCGGCCCGGCGACCTGCTCCTCCTGGACGACGGGCTGCTCGAGCTGCGCTGCACGGGCACGTCCGGGGAGCGGGCCGAGTTCGAGGTGCTGCGCGGCGGGGTGCTCAAGAGCCACAAGGGCATGAACCTGCCGGGCGTCGCGCTCGGCGCGCCGTCGCTGACGGAGAAGGATCTGCTGGACCTCGACTTCGCCCTGCAGCACAACGTCGAGTTCGTGGGGCTGTCGTTCGTCCGGGCCGCCTCCGACGTCCAGCGCGTGAAGGAGATCGTGGCCGAGCGTGCGCTGGTGGTGGCCAAGATCGAGATGGCCATCGCGCTGCGGGACCTCGAGGCCATCCTGGCCGCCACGGACGCCGTCATGGTGGCGCGCGGCGACCTCGGCGTGGAGCTGCCCTTCGAGCAGGTCCCGCTGGCGCAGAAGCGCATCGTGCAGGCGGCCAACCTCTACGGCCGGCCCGTCATCACGGCCACGCAGATGCTCGAGTCCATGATCGAGCATCCGCGACCCACACGGGCGGAGGCGTCCGATGTCGCCAACGCGATCCTGGACGGCACGGACGCGGTGATGCTCTCCGGGGAGACGGCGGTGGGGCGCTACCCCGTGGGTGCGGTGCGCGCCATGGTGCGCATCGCCAGCGAGGTGGAGCGCGCCGGAGCCGAGCGCCTCGCCTCCCGTCTGGGTGCGCTGGGCTCCGACGTGCAGCGGCACGGCGCCTCGATCCGCGAGCATGCCATCGCGTCCGCCACGGCCGAGGCGGCGCGCCGCCTCAAGGCGCCGGCCATCGTGGTCATCACGCGCTCGGGGTTCAGCGCCCGGCTGGTCTCCTCCTACCGCGTGCCCGTCCCGATCTTCGGGGTCTGCACCGATCCCCTGCGCTACCGCGAGCTGTCCCTCGTGTGGGGCGTCGTGCCCGTGCTCGCCGATCCCGACGAGGTCAGCTACGAGTCGCTGACCGAGATCGGCAAGCGCGCCGTGGTCACCTCCGGAGTGGGCTCGCCCGGCGAGTCGATCGTGGTCACGTCCGGCTTCCCGTTCCACCGCACGGGATCGACGAACACACTCCGGATCGAGCCGCTGTGA